A single genomic interval of Mauremys reevesii isolate NIE-2019 linkage group 24, ASM1616193v1, whole genome shotgun sequence harbors:
- the C24H1orf56 gene encoding protein MENT — MMMGPLPHALALLLALQVAMALAEVLGGRDQPQKATAHSSTMINGRTAPTAMATLSDALARATMTTAEVGGHTLEVSSKKVVTPGNGVGYEFTTANGVEYEVIAGSNGGSEVTPGNGILSNTTGSGGVIGVGDTRYKWLAWSKWYCNCEMGSMSRVRDIVYTVPGLQLDLDNYNSLRFQRVACSYGHCKCSHKHRECDHAKVTCDAPNPYLCAVRDVRRARYRQARRFWMRVRMELKELWKSIRKASQLEEHS, encoded by the exons ATGATGATGGGGCCTCTCCCTCATGCCCTGGCGCTGCTCCTGGCCCTGCAGGTGGCCATGGCCCTGGCTGAAGTCCTAGGGGGGCGCGACCAGCCCCAAAAAGCCACCGCTCACTCCTCCACCATGATCAATGGCAGGACAGCCCCGACTGCCATGGCGACGCTCTCTGACGCCTTGGCTAGGGCCACCATGACCACAGCCGAGGTTGGTGGGCACACGCTGGAGGTCTCAAGCAAGAAAGTGGTCACCCCGGGCAACGGTGTAGGTTATGAGTTCACCACAGCCAACGGTGTAGAGTATGAGGTCATTGCCGGCAGCAACGGAGGGTCTGAGGTCACCCCGGGCAACGGTATCCTGAGCAACACCACGGGCTCTGGAGGCGTGATCGGCGTGGGAGACACCCGCTACAAGTGGCTGGCGTGGAGCAAATGGTATTGCAACTGTGAGATGGGTAGCATGTCCCGGGTGCGGGACATTGTCTACACAGTGCCTGGGCTGCAGCTAGATCTGGACAACTACAATTCCCTGCGCTTCCAGCGCGTGGCTTGCAGCTATGGCCACTGCAAGTGCAGCCACAAGCACCGTGAGTGTGACCATGCCAAGGTGACCTGCGATGCCCCCAATCCCTACCTGTGCGCCGTCAGGGACGTCCGGCGGGCCCGGTACCGCCAGGCTCGGCGCTTCTGGATGCGAGTCCGCATGGAGCTCAAGGAGCTATGGAAGAGCATCCGAAAGGCCTCCCAGCTCGAG GAACACAGCTGA